The nucleotide window TTCAGAGTTAACAAAGGTTTCAGCTAAAAAGAATGCTCCTGCTATCTGCTGCAGGCAAATATCCTCCCCGAGGAGTTTGGACTCCCTTTTTATCCACTCTGGATTGTGCCTGGAGGTGTTGTACAGAGCTGACTGCCTGGAACTGAGCCAGGGTACCTCATCTCTTCTTGCCTGTGGCCCCCCAGTGccaaatttaaaacaaaccaggaaaaaatgGGAGTGGGTTCTAATGTCAAAGCCTCCAGAAGAGATATTTAGTGTTTCATGTATTAGTTAGTGGatgatgatttatttattatgtgGATTAATtgtgttaaaaaacaaaccaccccCTGCCTAAAGTGTCCCCAAtgcccagtgcatcccagtgctgatcATCCCTGTCACAAGCCATCTTGCTCCTATTGTACAAACTGATCTGAGACTGGTGTGGGGATGTCCCTGGCCCTTGTCAGCAGCACTTTGCTCCCCACCAGGTGCCACAAGGGACATTGGCTCGGCGCTGACCCGGATGTGCATGCGGCACCGCAGCATCGAGGCCAAGCTCCGCCAGTTCACCAAGTaagcaggaccaggaccagcTTTGCCTTCAAACTCACGGCCTGGCCAGGCTCATTCCTCACTGAAGAAGGGGTTGCTGGATGTtggctgggcaggggatgggggaatggcttccccctggctctggggctctCCCACACTCTCTGCTTgtctttccctgctccagtgccctcATGGAGAGCCTGATAAACCCTTTGCAGGACAGGATTGAGGACTGGAAGAAAACTGCCAACCAGCTGGACAAGGACCATGCGAAAGGTACAGGGGGGACAGGATGGATCTGTGcaggggggctgtgctgctgggcagggtccCTCTGACAGCACTTCTGCATCCCCAGAGTACAAGCGAGCACGCCATGAAATCAAGAAAAAGTCCTCTGACACCCTCAAGCTCCAGAAAAAAGCTCGCAAAGGTGAGAGGGGGTCTCCTGGGGGGTGCCCCCATCAGCCCCTCCGCAGCACCCCCAGCCAGGGCCAGTATCCCGGCTGTGGCACTGCCAACTGGGGGGGACTAGGGGGGTCCTGCTGCCCCCCTGTAGAAAGGGAGGTGCCAGCACGGCCCCGGGGGTGGCGGGGAGGCGGGGCATGCGCCCCAGCCCTCGGCCTCTTTTCACACGTTTTCTCTGtctccttctctcttccctcccctccacATCCTTCCTGTAGAGCTACTTGGTAAGTGAACTGCTGCCCCCCACCACCGGCCCCCTCTCTGCTTCCTCATCTACTCCTCCCAGTCTCCCCAgcctctgtctgtctgtctgtccaaCCATCCGCTCCCTGTTCCCACCCTCACCTTGCTTTTAACTTAGCTTAGCCTGCACCCCATatcctgccagccccaccatTTGGCAGCCCAAGGGGTCCTCTGGTCCTaagtgccagggatggggatggggtggCAGAGGagccccctgcccagggctgctgtggggtgagggTGCTCCTGGACCTTCCAGGGACATGGGCACAGTGGGAGACCTATGGAATCTGCTGGAATGTGAGGATGGGGTGATTATCCCCAAGCTGGGGAATGGCCAAGGCTtggcagtggcactgccagcagattGGGGAGGGTGTCAGGGGAGCCCAGTGCTGACAGTGCCCCATCTCCCAGGGAAGGGggacctgcagccccagctggacAATGCGCTGCAGGACGTCAATGACATGtacctgctgctggaggagacgGAGAAGCAGGCGGTCCGCAAAGCCCTCATCGAGGAGCGGGGCCGCTTCTGCACCTTCATCaccttcctgcagcctgtggtggtGAGTGTTGGGGGCTGGGAGGGCCAGGGGTTGTTCTTTCTGCCCAATGGGTGCTAATGCTCTCTCTTGTCTGTCCTCAGAACGGGGAGCTCACCATGCTGGGAGAGATCACCCACCTGCAGGGCATCATTGAGGACCTGGTGGTGCTCACTGCTGAGCCCCACAAGTTGCCCCCCGCCAGTGAGCAGGTCAGGAGGGGTGAGCCAAGGGTCAAGGGATCCAGGGAGCATCTTGGGGGGACTTAGACTCCTTCTTCCCTGCAGGTGATCAAGGACCTGAAGGGCTCTGACTACAGCTGGTCCTACCAGACGCCCCCAtcctcacccagcagctccagctcccgcAAGTCCAGCATGTGCAGGTATGGTGAGGTGGGCTCCACACCCAACCACAGCCAGGAAATCCAGCCCTCTTCGTTAACCTCTGTGGGTTAATGATGCTTACAGCCTTTGGGGATGCTCACAAGGTGCATGTCCACCTTCTCATGTCCGTATGGGCAAGTGGCTCCCATTAATATGGAGGAATTGATCGTGGTAGTGGTGcactgggcagggctggtggacctgtggggcaggatgggggcCCAACACATGCCCTTTCCTCCGGGGTCTGGGGACAATGTGTGCTGTGCATGGGTGTCTGGGGGCGAGCATACCACCTCTGTCATGTTCCCAGCCTGTTCCCTAACACAGGGCCAGCCCAGGAGGCAAAGGGGCACCCCCAGGAGGACTacatgcctcagtttccccaggctgggatgtgtGGCAGGGCGCTGTCCATCCTGCCACTTCCAAACCTCTGTCTTaaactctcttttccttcctttgtccTCCCCACCGGCGTGTCCCCGTGCCCCCGGCGCCCCCCCAGCAGCGTTAGCAGTGCCAAGGGTGGCATGGCGTGGCCCGGCGGGGCTCAGACCTGCTCACCCAGTTCCACCTATCGCTACCGCAGCCTGGCGcagccccccgccgccgccacccGCCTCTCCAGCGTCTCCTCCCACGACTCCGGCTTCATCTCCCAGGACGCCGCTTACTCCAAACCGCCTTCCCCCATGCCCTCGGACATCACCAGCCAGGTACAGGGAGGGTGGGCCATGCTGCCAGCCtccatgcctcagtttcctcttCCACAGAGTGGGTGGATGGTGCTGGGTGCAACACAAGGGTCCAGTGGAGAGGTGATGAGacctccccccccccccgccccagAAGTATTTCCATCTGTATTGGCATCATGGGAAATAAATTTGGGAATATTGAGGGTGCCTGCCATACTTGGGGGCATCCTGGGCCACACGGCAGAGAAAACCCCAGTGATGGGGCACAGGTATCCCTCTCCCTGTGACAGGAGAACAGGGTGTTTCGCAATCACTGCAGCCCCATAATATCCAGTTTGTGCCAGTCACCCACCAGACAGCATGAGCAAAGCTTCCCCTTCATGCTGCACCATCCCCAGTGCCAAGGATGTGTAGGGAGTTGCCATTTCAACCTGTCCATGCTAACCTAGCGTGACCAACCCAGCAAGGTCCCCACTCCCTAAAATACCTGTTGGCTCTGCACGGCTTGGGGTGAGAAGGGGGAGGGGTTGGGGCAGTTCATCATCCCAGTTCTTGACCCTGCTGCCAAGGTTGCATCCTGCTCACCATCCTGCATCTGCTGCCAGAggggaggagggctgggggcctgctcagccaggggagctgtgggtgcttcTCTAACCAGGGTCATGGCTCTGGCTTTGCTTGCTAACTGCCTCTTCTCTCACCTTCCGGCTCTCGTCTCATCTCGGCACAGCAGAAGTCCTCCAGCTCGGCGTCCTCAGAGGCATCCGAAACCTGCCAGTCAGTTAGCGAGTGCAGCTCCCCCACCTCGGTTAGTCCTTGCCCTCCCACCAGGGTTGGATTTCACACATGGTTCCCCCCTCACTTCATGGGTTTCAGCCCCTGgaccctcccctcccttcctgcaTGGGGCAGAGCATCCTGAGCAGCACCCGTGGCTTGACACGGAGGACATCAGTTTGAGATCCATCCTGCCGCACTCCTGGTGCCAGTGTCACAGCATGAACCGCATGCCTTGCCCGTTGCAGGACTGGTCCAAGGCCAGCCCCTATGACCAGCCGGTGGTCCCTACGCTGCAGCGGCGCAAGGACCGCGTGGAGCACCTGCGGGAAGCCGAGCTGGGCTCTCCTGCCGCTGGCTACCCGGCCATCGCTGGCGAGGATCCCAGGCCCCGGATGTCGCCGGCTACGATTGCCGCCAAGGTACCGCCTgtggcagggagggcacagagatggggggctcctggggacTCCCAAAGGAGGAGCCGGGGTACTGACAGTGCCCTTGCCTCAGCAGCATGGGGAGGAGGTGTCCCCTGCCGCCAGCGACCTGGCCATGGTCTTGACCCGTGGGCTGAGCTTGGAGCACCAGAAGAGCAGCCGGGACTCG belongs to Oenanthe melanoleuca isolate GR-GAL-2019-014 chromosome 11, OMel1.0, whole genome shotgun sequence and includes:
- the MTSS2 gene encoding protein MTSS 2 isoform X5, which translates into the protein METAEKECGALGGLFQAIINDMKSSYPIWEDFNSKATKLHSQLRTTVLAAVAFLDAFQKVADMATNTRGATRDIGSALTRMCMRHRSIEAKLRQFTNALMESLINPLQDRIEDWKKTANQLDKDHAKEYKRARHEIKKKSSDTLKLQKKARKGKGDLQPQLDNALQDVNDMYLLLEETEKQAVRKALIEERGRFCTFITFLQPVVNGELTMLGEITHLQGIIEDLVVLTAEPHKLPPASEQVIKDLKGSDYSWSYQTPPSSPSSSSSRKSSMCSSVSSAKGGMAWPGGAQTCSPSSTYRYRSLAQPPAAATRLSSVSSHDSGFISQDAAYSKPPSPMPSDITSQKSSSSASSEASETCQSVSECSSPTSDWSKASPYDQPVVPTLQRRKDRVEHLREAELGSPAAGYPAIAGEDPRPRMSPATIAAKHGEEVSPAASDLAMVLTRGLSLEHQKSSRDSLQYSSGYSTQTTTPSCSEDTIPSQGSDYDCYSVNGDVECDPQSDFDKSSTIPRNSNIAQNYRRMIQTKRPASTAGLPTGTNLPAGTTPGVATIRRTPSTKPSVRRTLSNAGPIPIRPPIVPVKTPTVPDSPGYAGPTRVGSEECVFYADDASPNPLDFAKASPKRLSLPNTAWGGGAMEISVYPGASQHLSAEEEEDQQLAANRHSLVEKIGELVAGAHALGEGQFPFPTTLAGSGPSEETPAPPPAASMDPPAEDMLVAIRRGVRLRRTVTNDRSAPRIS
- the MTSS2 gene encoding protein MTSS 2 isoform X12, with protein sequence METAEKECGALGGLFQAIINDMKSSYPIWEDFNSKATKLHSQLRTTVLAAVAFLDAFQKVADMATNTRGATRDIGSALTRMCMRHRSIEAKLRQFTNALMESLINPLQDRIEDWKKTANQLDKDHAKEYKRARHEIKKKSSDTLKLQKKARKELLGKGDLQPQLDNALQDVNDMYLLLEETEKQAVRKALIEERGRFCTFITFLQPVVNGELTMLGEITHLQGIIEDLVVLTAEPHKLPPASEQVIKDLKGSDYSWSYQTPPSSPSSSSSRKSSMCSLAQPPAAATRLSSVSSHDSGFISQDAAYSKPPSPMPSDITSQKSSSSASSEASETCQSVSECSSPTSDWSKASPYDQPVVPTLQRRKDRVEHLREAELGSPAAGYPAIAGEDPRPRMSPATIAAKHGEEVSPAASDLAMVLTRGLSLEHQKSSRDSLQYSSGYSTQTTTPSCSEDTIPSQGSDYDCYSVNGDVECDPQSDFDKSSTIPRNSNIAQNYRRMIQTKRPASTAGLPTGTNLPAGTTPGVATIRRTPSTKPSVRRTLSNAGPIPIRPPIVPVKTPTVPDSPGYAGPTRVGSEECVFYADDASPNPLDFAKASPKRLSLPNTAWGGGAMEISVYPGASQHLSAEEEEDQQLAANRHSLVEKIGELVAGAHALGEGQFPFPTTLAGSGPSEETPAPPPAASMDPPAEDMLVAIRRGVRLRRTVTNDRSAPRIS
- the MTSS2 gene encoding protein MTSS 2 isoform X4, which encodes METAEKECGALGGLFQAIINDMKSSYPIWEDFNSKATKLHSQLRTTVLAAVAFLDAFQKVADMATNTRGATRDIGSALTRMCMRHRSIEAKLRQFTNALMESLINPLQDRIEDWKKTANQLDKDHAKEYKRARHEIKKKSSDTLKLQKKARKGKGDLQPQLDNALQDVNDMYLLLEETEKQAVRKALIEERGRFCTFITFLQPVVNGELTMLGEITHLQGIIEDLVVLTAEPHKLPPASEQVIKDLKGSDYSWSYQTPPSSPSSSSSRKSSMCSSVSSAKGGMAWPGGAQTCSPSSTYRYRSLAQPPAAATRLSSVSSHDSGFISQDAAYSKPPSPMPSDITSQQKSSSSASSEASETCQSVSECSSPTSDWSKASPYDQPVVPTLQRRKDRVEHLREAELGSPAAGYPAIAGEDPRPRMSPATIAAKHGEEVSPAASDLAMVLTRGLSLEHQKSSRDSLQYSSGYSTQTTTPSCSEDTIPSQGSDYDCYSVNGDVECDPQSDFDKSSTIPRNSNIAQNYRRMIQTKRPASTAGLPTGTNLPAGTTPGVATIRRTPSTKPSVRRTLSNAGPIPIRPPIVPVKTPTVPDSPGYAGPTRVGSEECVFYADDASPNPLDFAKASPKRLSLPNTAWGGGAMEISVYPGASQHLSAEEEEDQQLAANRHSLVEKIGELVAGAHALGEGQFPFPTTLAGSGPSEETPAPPPAASMDPPAEDMLVAIRRGVRLRRTVTNDRSAPRIS
- the MTSS2 gene encoding protein MTSS 2 isoform X1, translating into METAEKECGALGGLFQAIINDMKSSYPIWEDFNSKATKLHSQLRTTVLAAVAFLDAFQKVADMATNTRGATRDIGSALTRMCMRHRSIEAKLRQFTNALMESLINPLQDRIEDWKKTANQLDKDHAKEYKRARHEIKKKSSDTLKLQKKARKVPHLPGKGDLQPQLDNALQDVNDMYLLLEETEKQAVRKALIEERGRFCTFITFLQPVVNGELTMLGEITHLQGIIEDLVVLTAEPHKLPPASEQVIKDLKGSDYSWSYQTPPSSPSSSSSRKSSMCSSVSSAKGGMAWPGGAQTCSPSSTYRYRSLAQPPAAATRLSSVSSHDSGFISQDAAYSKPPSPMPSDITSQKSSSSASSEASETCQSVSECSSPTSDWSKASPYDQPVVPTLQRRKDRVEHLREAELGSPAAGYPAIAGEDPRPRMSPATIAAKHGEEVSPAASDLAMVLTRGLSLEHQKSSRDSLQYSSGYSTQTTTPSCSEDTIPSQGSDYDCYSVNGDVECDPQSDFDKSSTIPRNSNIAQNYRRMIQTKRPASTAGLPTGTNLPAGTTPGVATIRRTPSTKPSVRRTLSNAGPIPIRPPIVPVKTPTVPDSPGYAGPTRVGSEECVFYADDASPNPLDFAKASPKRLSLPNTAWGGGAMEISVYPGASQHLSAEEEEDQQLAANRHSLVEKIGELVAGAHALGEGQFPFPTTLAGSGPSEETPAPPPAASMDPPAEDMLVAIRRGVRLRRTVTNDRSAPRIS
- the MTSS2 gene encoding protein MTSS 2 isoform X13, producing the protein METAEKECGALGGLFQAIINDMKSSYPIWEDFNSKATKLHSQLRTTVLAAVAFLDAFQKVADMATNTRGATRDIGSALTRMCMRHRSIEAKLRQFTNALMESLINPLQDRIEDWKKTANQLDKDHAKEYKRARHEIKKKSSDTLKLQKKARKGKGDLQPQLDNALQDVNDMYLLLEETEKQAVRKALIEERGRFCTFITFLQPVVNGELTMLGEITHLQGIIEDLVVLTAEPHKLPPASEQVIKDLKGSDYSWSYQTPPSSPSSSSSRKSSMCSVSSAKGGMAWPGGAQTCSPSSTYRYRSLAQPPAAATRLSSVSSHDSGFISQDAAYSKPPSPMPSDITSQDWSKASPYDQPVVPTLQRRKDRVEHLREAELGSPAAGYPAIAGEDPRPRMSPATIAAKHGEEVSPAASDLAMVLTRGLSLEHQKSSRDSLQYSSGYSTQTTTPSCSEDTIPSQGSDYDCYSVNGDVECDPQSDFDKSSTIPRNSNIAQNYRRMIQTKRPASTAGLPTGTNLPAGTTPGVATIRRTPSTKPSVRRTLSNAGPIPIRPPIVPVKTPTVPDSPGYAGPTRVGSEECVFYADDASPNPLDFAKASPKRLSLPNTAWGGGAMEISVYPGASQHLSAEEEEDQQLAANRHSLVEKIGELVAGAHALGEGQFPFPTTLAGSGPSEETPAPPPAASMDPPAEDMLVAIRRGVRLRRTVTNDRSAPRIS
- the MTSS2 gene encoding protein MTSS 2 isoform X7, giving the protein METAEKECGALGGLFQAIINDMKSSYPIWEDFNSKATKLHSQLRTTVLAAVAFLDAFQKVADMATNTRGATRDIGSALTRMCMRHRSIEAKLRQFTNALMESLINPLQDRIEDWKKTANQLDKDHAKEYKRARHEIKKKSSDTLKLQKKARKGKGDLQPQLDNALQDVNDMYLLLEETEKQAVRKALIEERGRFCTFITFLQPVVNGELTMLGEITHLQGIIEDLVVLTAEPHKLPPASEQVIKDLKGSDYSWSYQTPPSSPSSSSSRKSSMCSVSSAKGGMAWPGGAQTCSPSSTYRYRSLAQPPAAATRLSSVSSHDSGFISQDAAYSKPPSPMPSDITSQKSSSSASSEASETCQSVSECSSPTSDWSKASPYDQPVVPTLQRRKDRVEHLREAELGSPAAGYPAIAGEDPRPRMSPATIAAKHGEEVSPAASDLAMVLTRGLSLEHQKSSRDSLQYSSGYSTQTTTPSCSEDTIPSQGSDYDCYSVNGDVECDPQSDFDKSSTIPRNSNIAQNYRRMIQTKRPASTAGLPTGTNLPAGTTPGVATIRRTPSTKPSVRRTLSNAGPIPIRPPIVPVKTPTVPDSPGYAGPTRVGSEECVFYADDASPNPLDFAKASPKRLSLPNTAWGGGAMEISVYPGASQHLSAEEEEDQQLAANRHSLVEKIGELVAGAHALGEGQFPFPTTLAGSGPSEETPAPPPAASMDPPAEDMLVAIRRGVRLRRTVTNDRSAPRIS
- the MTSS2 gene encoding protein MTSS 2 isoform X8; translated protein: METAEKECGALGGLFQAIINDMKSSYPIWEDFNSKATKLHSQLRTTVLAAVAFLDAFQKVADMATNTRGATRDIGSALTRMCMRHRSIEAKLRQFTNALMESLINPLQDRIEDWKKTANQLDKDHAKEYKRARHEIKKKSSDTLKLQKKARKVPHLPGKGDLQPQLDNALQDVNDMYLLLEETEKQAVRKALIEERGRFCTFITFLQPVVNGELTMLGEITHLQGIIEDLVVLTAEPHKLPPASEQVIKDLKGSDYSWSYQTPPSSPSSSSSRKSSMCSSVSSAKGGMAWPGGAQTCSPSSTYRYRSLAQPPAAATRLSSVSSHDSGFISQDAAYSKPPSPMPSDITSQDWSKASPYDQPVVPTLQRRKDRVEHLREAELGSPAAGYPAIAGEDPRPRMSPATIAAKHGEEVSPAASDLAMVLTRGLSLEHQKSSRDSLQYSSGYSTQTTTPSCSEDTIPSQGSDYDCYSVNGDVECDPQSDFDKSSTIPRNSNIAQNYRRMIQTKRPASTAGLPTGTNLPAGTTPGVATIRRTPSTKPSVRRTLSNAGPIPIRPPIVPVKTPTVPDSPGYAGPTRVGSEECVFYADDASPNPLDFAKASPKRLSLPNTAWGGGAMEISVYPGASQHLSAEEEEDQQLAANRHSLVEKIGELVAGAHALGEGQFPFPTTLAGSGPSEETPAPPPAASMDPPAEDMLVAIRRGVRLRRTVTNDRSAPRIS
- the MTSS2 gene encoding protein MTSS 2 isoform X11 → METAEKECGALGGLFQAIINDMKSSYPIWEDFNSKATKLHSQLRTTVLAAVAFLDAFQKVADMATNTRGATRDIGSALTRMCMRHRSIEAKLRQFTNALMESLINPLQDRIEDWKKTANQLDKDHAKEYKRARHEIKKKSSDTLKLQKKARKGKGDLQPQLDNALQDVNDMYLLLEETEKQAVRKALIEERGRFCTFITFLQPVVNGELTMLGEITHLQGIIEDLVVLTAEPHKLPPASEQVIKDLKGSDYSWSYQTPPSSPSSSSSRKSSMCSSVSSAKGGMAWPGGAQTCSPSSTYRYRSLAQPPAAATRLSSVSSHDSGFISQDAAYSKPPSPMPSDITSQDWSKASPYDQPVVPTLQRRKDRVEHLREAELGSPAAGYPAIAGEDPRPRMSPATIAAKHGEEVSPAASDLAMVLTRGLSLEHQKSSRDSLQYSSGYSTQTTTPSCSEDTIPSQGSDYDCYSVNGDVECDPQSDFDKSSTIPRNSNIAQNYRRMIQTKRPASTAGLPTGTNLPAGTTPGVATIRRTPSTKPSVRRTLSNAGPIPIRPPIVPVKTPTVPDSPGYAGPTRVGSEECVFYADDASPNPLDFAKASPKRLSLPNTAWGGGAMEISVYPGASQHLSAEEEEDQQLAANRHSLVEKIGELVAGAHALGEGQFPFPTTLAGSGPSEETPAPPPAASMDPPAEDMLVAIRRGVRLRRTVTNDRSAPRIS
- the MTSS2 gene encoding protein MTSS 2 isoform X2; translation: METAEKECGALGGLFQAIINDMKSSYPIWEDFNSKATKLHSQLRTTVLAAVAFLDAFQKVADMATNTRGATRDIGSALTRMCMRHRSIEAKLRQFTNALMESLINPLQDRIEDWKKTANQLDKDHAKEYKRARHEIKKKSSDTLKLQKKARKELLGKGDLQPQLDNALQDVNDMYLLLEETEKQAVRKALIEERGRFCTFITFLQPVVNGELTMLGEITHLQGIIEDLVVLTAEPHKLPPASEQVIKDLKGSDYSWSYQTPPSSPSSSSSRKSSMCSSVSSAKGGMAWPGGAQTCSPSSTYRYRSLAQPPAAATRLSSVSSHDSGFISQDAAYSKPPSPMPSDITSQQKSSSSASSEASETCQSVSECSSPTSDWSKASPYDQPVVPTLQRRKDRVEHLREAELGSPAAGYPAIAGEDPRPRMSPATIAAKHGEEVSPAASDLAMVLTRGLSLEHQKSSRDSLQYSSGYSTQTTTPSCSEDTIPSQGSDYDCYSVNGDVECDPQSDFDKSSTIPRNSNIAQNYRRMIQTKRPASTAGLPTGTNLPAGTTPGVATIRRTPSTKPSVRRTLSNAGPIPIRPPIVPVKTPTVPDSPGYAGPTRVGSEECVFYADDASPNPLDFAKASPKRLSLPNTAWGGGAMEISVYPGASQHLSAEEEEDQQLAANRHSLVEKIGELVAGAHALGEGQFPFPTTLAGSGPSEETPAPPPAASMDPPAEDMLVAIRRGVRLRRTVTNDRSAPRIS
- the MTSS2 gene encoding protein MTSS 2 isoform X10 — encoded protein: METAEKECGALGGLFQAIINDMKSSYPIWEDFNSKATKLHSQLRTTVLAAVAFLDAFQKVADMATNTRGATRDIGSALTRMCMRHRSIEAKLRQFTNALMESLINPLQDRIEDWKKTANQLDKDHAKEYKRARHEIKKKSSDTLKLQKKARKELLGKGDLQPQLDNALQDVNDMYLLLEETEKQAVRKALIEERGRFCTFITFLQPVVNGELTMLGEITHLQGIIEDLVVLTAEPHKLPPASEQVIKDLKGSDYSWSYQTPPSSPSSSSSRKSSMCSLAQPPAAATRLSSVSSHDSGFISQDAAYSKPPSPMPSDITSQQKSSSSASSEASETCQSVSECSSPTSDWSKASPYDQPVVPTLQRRKDRVEHLREAELGSPAAGYPAIAGEDPRPRMSPATIAAKHGEEVSPAASDLAMVLTRGLSLEHQKSSRDSLQYSSGYSTQTTTPSCSEDTIPSQGSDYDCYSVNGDVECDPQSDFDKSSTIPRNSNIAQNYRRMIQTKRPASTAGLPTGTNLPAGTTPGVATIRRTPSTKPSVRRTLSNAGPIPIRPPIVPVKTPTVPDSPGYAGPTRVGSEECVFYADDASPNPLDFAKASPKRLSLPNTAWGGGAMEISVYPGASQHLSAEEEEDQQLAANRHSLVEKIGELVAGAHALGEGQFPFPTTLAGSGPSEETPAPPPAASMDPPAEDMLVAIRRGVRLRRTVTNDRSAPRIS
- the MTSS2 gene encoding protein MTSS 2 isoform X9; the encoded protein is METAEKECGALGGLFQAIINDMKSSYPIWEDFNSKATKLHSQLRTTVLAAVAFLDAFQKVADMATNTRGATRDIGSALTRMCMRHRSIEAKLRQFTNALMESLINPLQDRIEDWKKTANQLDKDHAKEYKRARHEIKKKSSDTLKLQKKARKELLGKGDLQPQLDNALQDVNDMYLLLEETEKQAVRKALIEERGRFCTFITFLQPVVNGELTMLGEITHLQGIIEDLVVLTAEPHKLPPASEQVIKDLKGSDYSWSYQTPPSSPSSSSSRKSSMCSVSSAKGGMAWPGGAQTCSPSSTYRYRSLAQPPAAATRLSSVSSHDSGFISQDAAYSKPPSPMPSDITSQDWSKASPYDQPVVPTLQRRKDRVEHLREAELGSPAAGYPAIAGEDPRPRMSPATIAAKHGEEVSPAASDLAMVLTRGLSLEHQKSSRDSLQYSSGYSTQTTTPSCSEDTIPSQGSDYDCYSVNGDVECDPQSDFDKSSTIPRNSNIAQNYRRMIQTKRPASTAGLPTGTNLPAGTTPGVATIRRTPSTKPSVRRTLSNAGPIPIRPPIVPVKTPTVPDSPGYAGPTRVGSEECVFYADDASPNPLDFAKASPKRLSLPNTAWGGGAMEISVYPGASQHLSAEEEEDQQLAANRHSLVEKIGELVAGAHALGEGQFPFPTTLAGSGPSEETPAPPPAASMDPPAEDMLVAIRRGVRLRRTVTNDRSAPRIS
- the MTSS2 gene encoding protein MTSS 2 isoform X14 — encoded protein: METAEKECGALGGLFQAIINDMKSSYPIWEDFNSKATKLHSQLRTTVLAAVAFLDAFQKVADMATNTRGATRDIGSALTRMCMRHRSIEAKLRQFTNALMESLINPLQDRIEDWKKTANQLDKDHAKEYKRARHEIKKKSSDTLKLQKKARKGKGDLQPQLDNALQDVNDMYLLLEETEKQAVRKALIEERGRFCTFITFLQPVVNGELTMLGEITHLQGIIEDLVVLTAEPHKLPPASEQVIKDLKGSDYSWSYQTPPSSPSSSSSRKSSMCSLAQPPAAATRLSSVSSHDSGFISQDAAYSKPPSPMPSDITSQKSSSSASSEASETCQSVSECSSPTSDWSKASPYDQPVVPTLQRRKDRVEHLREAELGSPAAGYPAIAGEDPRPRMSPATIAAKHGEEVSPAASDLAMVLTRGLSLEHQKSSRDSLQYSSGYSTQTTTPSCSEDTIPSQGSDYDCYSVNGDVECDPQSDFDKSSTIPRNSNIAQNYRRMIQTKRPASTAGLPTGTNLPAGTTPGVATIRRTPSTKPSVRRTLSNAGPIPIRPPIVPVKTPTVPDSPGYAGPTRVGSEECVFYADDASPNPLDFAKASPKRLSLPNTAWGGGAMEISVYPGASQHLSAEEEEDQQLAANRHSLVEKIGELVAGAHALGEGQFPFPTTLAGSGPSEETPAPPPAASMDPPAEDMLVAIRRGVRLRRTVTNDRSAPRIS
- the MTSS2 gene encoding protein MTSS 2 isoform X6, which codes for METAEKECGALGGLFQAIINDMKSSYPIWEDFNSKATKLHSQLRTTVLAAVAFLDAFQKVADMATNTRGATRDIGSALTRMCMRHRSIEAKLRQFTNALMESLINPLQDRIEDWKKTANQLDKDHAKEYKRARHEIKKKSSDTLKLQKKARKGKGDLQPQLDNALQDVNDMYLLLEETEKQAVRKALIEERGRFCTFITFLQPVVNGELTMLGEITHLQGIIEDLVVLTAEPHKLPPASEQVIKDLKGSDYSWSYQTPPSSPSSSSSRKSSMCSVSSAKGGMAWPGGAQTCSPSSTYRYRSLAQPPAAATRLSSVSSHDSGFISQDAAYSKPPSPMPSDITSQQKSSSSASSEASETCQSVSECSSPTSDWSKASPYDQPVVPTLQRRKDRVEHLREAELGSPAAGYPAIAGEDPRPRMSPATIAAKHGEEVSPAASDLAMVLTRGLSLEHQKSSRDSLQYSSGYSTQTTTPSCSEDTIPSQGSDYDCYSVNGDVECDPQSDFDKSSTIPRNSNIAQNYRRMIQTKRPASTAGLPTGTNLPAGTTPGVATIRRTPSTKPSVRRTLSNAGPIPIRPPIVPVKTPTVPDSPGYAGPTRVGSEECVFYADDASPNPLDFAKASPKRLSLPNTAWGGGAMEISVYPGASQHLSAEEEEDQQLAANRHSLVEKIGELVAGAHALGEGQFPFPTTLAGSGPSEETPAPPPAASMDPPAEDMLVAIRRGVRLRRTVTNDRSAPRIS
- the MTSS2 gene encoding protein MTSS 2 isoform X3; this translates as METAEKECGALGGLFQAIINDMKSSYPIWEDFNSKATKLHSQLRTTVLAAVAFLDAFQKVADMATNTRGATRDIGSALTRMCMRHRSIEAKLRQFTNALMESLINPLQDRIEDWKKTANQLDKDHAKEYKRARHEIKKKSSDTLKLQKKARKELLGKGDLQPQLDNALQDVNDMYLLLEETEKQAVRKALIEERGRFCTFITFLQPVVNGELTMLGEITHLQGIIEDLVVLTAEPHKLPPASEQVIKDLKGSDYSWSYQTPPSSPSSSSSRKSSMCSSVSSAKGGMAWPGGAQTCSPSSTYRYRSLAQPPAAATRLSSVSSHDSGFISQDAAYSKPPSPMPSDITSQKSSSSASSEASETCQSVSECSSPTSDWSKASPYDQPVVPTLQRRKDRVEHLREAELGSPAAGYPAIAGEDPRPRMSPATIAAKHGEEVSPAASDLAMVLTRGLSLEHQKSSRDSLQYSSGYSTQTTTPSCSEDTIPSQGSDYDCYSVNGDVECDPQSDFDKSSTIPRNSNIAQNYRRMIQTKRPASTAGLPTGTNLPAGTTPGVATIRRTPSTKPSVRRTLSNAGPIPIRPPIVPVKTPTVPDSPGYAGPTRVGSEECVFYADDASPNPLDFAKASPKRLSLPNTAWGGGAMEISVYPGASQHLSAEEEEDQQLAANRHSLVEKIGELVAGAHALGEGQFPFPTTLAGSGPSEETPAPPPAASMDPPAEDMLVAIRRGVRLRRTVTNDRSAPRIS